The following are from one region of the Nicotiana tomentosiformis chromosome 7, ASM39032v3, whole genome shotgun sequence genome:
- the LOC104117468 gene encoding RHOMBOID-like protein 1 isoform X2: MAGSVPEIQIQVNSKKGGNSIHPVEPARTSAGGGPPVVYREIKHFKKWFPWLIPSFVIANVVTFLVTMYVNNCPHNSVSCVAGFLGRFSFQPFSENPLLGPSSNTLEKMGALDVNKVVHEHEGWRLITCMWLHGGVFHLLANMLSLIVIGIRLEREFGFVRIGLLYIIAGLGGSLFSALFIKSNISVGASGALFGLLGSMLSELIINWTIYANKLTVLVTLVVIIVINLAVGILPHVDNFAHIGGFMSGFLLGFVFLIRPQFGWVSQRYASSAYSSTSAKPKFKLYQMVLWVISLILLIIGFTGGLVMLLRGVDLNDHCSWCHYMSCVPTSRWSCNTEPVSCMNLG; this comes from the exons ATGGCCGGAAGTGTACCGGAGATCCAAATCCAGGTCAATTCAAAGAAAGGGGGTAACTCAATACACCCAGTAGAGCCAGCGAGAACATCAGCAGGAGGAGGACCACCTGTTGTTTATAGAGAAATTAAGCATTTCAAGAAATGGTTTCCATGGTTAATACCATCTTTTGTTATAGCCAATGTGGTGACTTTTTTAGTAACCATGTATGTTAATAACTGCCCCCACAACTCTGTTTCTTGTGTTGCTGGATTCTTGGGTAGGTTTTCCTTTCAGCCTTTCAGTGAAAATCCTCTTCTTGGGCCTTCTTCTAACAC ACTAGAGAAGATGGGTGCTTTAGACGTGAATAAGGTGGTCCACGAACATGAAGGGTGGCGCCTTATTACTTGCATGTGGTTGCACGGTGGAGTTTTTCATTTACTGGCCAACATGCTGAGTCTGATAGTCATTGGCATTCGGCTGGAGCGAGAGTTTGGATTTG TACGCATTGGCCTGCTCTATATCATTGCGGGACTTGGTGGCAGCTTGTTCTCAGCTCTATTTATTAAGTCAAATATATCTGTCGGTGCTTCTGGTGCACTTTTTGGGTTGCTGGGGAGCATGCTTTCTGAGCTGATAATCAATTGGACTATATATGCCAATAAG CTCACAGTTTTAGTGACTCTTGTGGTCATCATTGTTATAAATCTGGCGGTCGGAATTCTCCCGCATGTTGACAACTTCGCTCATATTGGAGGATTTATGTCTGGTTTTCTTCTTGGTTTCGTCTTTCTGATTCGGCCCCAATTTGGTTGGGTGAGCCAGAGATATGCATCCAGTGCATATTCTTCAACATCAGCTAAACCTAAATTCAAGCTGTATCAGATGGTCCTATGGGTTATTTCTCTTATTCTTCTGATAATTGG ATTCACTGGCGGCTTGGTCATGCTTCTCCGTGGAGTAGATTTAAACGATCATTGTTCTTGGTGCCACTATATGAGTTGCGTACCCACTTCAAGGTGGAGTTGCAACACAGAGCCTGTTTCCTGTATG AACTTAGGTTAG
- the LOC104117468 gene encoding RHOMBOID-like protein 1 isoform X1, giving the protein MAGSVPEIQIQVNSKKGGNSIHPVEPARTSAGGGPPVVYREIKHFKKWFPWLIPSFVIANVVTFLVTMYVNNCPHNSVSCVAGFLGRFSFQPFSENPLLGPSSNTLEKMGALDVNKVVHEHEGWRLITCMWLHGGVFHLLANMLSLIVIGIRLEREFGFVRIGLLYIIAGLGGSLFSALFIKSNISVGASGALFGLLGSMLSELIINWTIYANKLTVLVTLVVIIVINLAVGILPHVDNFAHIGGFMSGFLLGFVFLIRPQFGWVSQRYASSAYSSTSAKPKFKLYQMVLWVISLILLIIGFTGGLVMLLRGVDLNDHCSWCHYMSCVPTSRWSCNTEPVSCMSEQTDNQLTLTCSNSNKTRSYSLSNLSTSQIQGLCSQLCR; this is encoded by the exons ATGGCCGGAAGTGTACCGGAGATCCAAATCCAGGTCAATTCAAAGAAAGGGGGTAACTCAATACACCCAGTAGAGCCAGCGAGAACATCAGCAGGAGGAGGACCACCTGTTGTTTATAGAGAAATTAAGCATTTCAAGAAATGGTTTCCATGGTTAATACCATCTTTTGTTATAGCCAATGTGGTGACTTTTTTAGTAACCATGTATGTTAATAACTGCCCCCACAACTCTGTTTCTTGTGTTGCTGGATTCTTGGGTAGGTTTTCCTTTCAGCCTTTCAGTGAAAATCCTCTTCTTGGGCCTTCTTCTAACAC ACTAGAGAAGATGGGTGCTTTAGACGTGAATAAGGTGGTCCACGAACATGAAGGGTGGCGCCTTATTACTTGCATGTGGTTGCACGGTGGAGTTTTTCATTTACTGGCCAACATGCTGAGTCTGATAGTCATTGGCATTCGGCTGGAGCGAGAGTTTGGATTTG TACGCATTGGCCTGCTCTATATCATTGCGGGACTTGGTGGCAGCTTGTTCTCAGCTCTATTTATTAAGTCAAATATATCTGTCGGTGCTTCTGGTGCACTTTTTGGGTTGCTGGGGAGCATGCTTTCTGAGCTGATAATCAATTGGACTATATATGCCAATAAG CTCACAGTTTTAGTGACTCTTGTGGTCATCATTGTTATAAATCTGGCGGTCGGAATTCTCCCGCATGTTGACAACTTCGCTCATATTGGAGGATTTATGTCTGGTTTTCTTCTTGGTTTCGTCTTTCTGATTCGGCCCCAATTTGGTTGGGTGAGCCAGAGATATGCATCCAGTGCATATTCTTCAACATCAGCTAAACCTAAATTCAAGCTGTATCAGATGGTCCTATGGGTTATTTCTCTTATTCTTCTGATAATTGG ATTCACTGGCGGCTTGGTCATGCTTCTCCGTGGAGTAGATTTAAACGATCATTGTTCTTGGTGCCACTATATGAGTTGCGTACCCACTTCAAGGTGGAGTTGCAACACAGAGCCTGTTTCCTGTATG TCTGAGCAAACAGATAACCAGCTAACATTGACATGCTCCAACAGCAACAAGACCAGATCATATTCTTTGTCGAATCTAAGTACGTCTCAGATCCAGGGGCTGTGCAGTCAGCTCTGTCGTTGA